The Xenopus laevis strain J_2021 chromosome 7S, Xenopus_laevis_v10.1, whole genome shotgun sequence genome includes a window with the following:
- the myoz1.S gene encoding myozenin 1 S homeolog isoform X1, with the protein MEINPSREGEVETSKLNLGKKISVPRDTMLEELSLLSNKGSKMFKLRQKRVEKFIYENNPDVFSDNSVDHFQKFIPTVGGHLGVGGQTGVGGGGYGLSHGSGQMLSSISGGQHGSGGQQPPVPPPKPGSKSAPGGQSGTGGSGGQDSGVVDGTEGKEGQSGQQDGGSTKQVTVFKTYLSPWDKAMGVDPKQPTNINVNLLEYDIKAELCKYKSFNRSAMPYGGYEKATKLMTFQMPEFDASPAEPEPVVVINQDVTNRPSFNKTPIGWLGSGDNTNYIIDIAVPVDGETEEL; encoded by the exons ATGGAGATAAATC CATCAAGAGAAGGAGAGGTAGAAACCTCCAAACTCAATTTAGGGAAAAAGATCAGTGTTCCCAGAGATACCATGCTGGAGGAACTATCCTTGCTCAGTAACAAAGGATCGAAGATGTTTAAGCTTCGTCAAAAGAGGGTGGAAAAATTTATCTATGAAAACAATCCTGATGTATTTTCCGACAATTCCGTG GATCACTTCCAGAAATTTATACCAACTGTCGGTGGGCATTTAGGGGTTGGAGGACAGACAGGTGTTGGAGGAGGTGGCTATGGTTTATCACATGGCAGTGGTCAGATGTTGTCCAGTATTTCAGGGGGACAACATGGATCTGGGGGTCAGCAACCTCCTGTACCCCCACCAAAGCCTGGAAGTAAGAGTGCTCCTGGAGGCCAGTCTGGAACTGGTGGAAGTGGTGGACAAGATTCAGGGGTCGTTGATGGTACTGAAGGAAAAG AAGGCCAGTCAGGTCAGCAGGATGGAGGAAGCACAAAGCAGGTCACTGTCTTTAAGACATACCTCTCACCCTGGGACAAGGCTATGGGTGTTGACCCTAAGCAACCAACAAATATTAACGTCAATTTACTAGAGTATGACATAAAGGCAGAACTTTGCAAATATAAGTCATTTAACAG gagTGCTATGCCTTACGGTGGGTATGAGAAAGCAACCAAGCTTATGACTTTCCAGATGCCAGAATTTGATGCCTCACCTGCAGAACCTGAGCCTGTAGTTGTCATCAATCAAGATGTCACCAACAGACCTTCTTTCAACAAGACCCCGATTGGATGGCTAGGATCTGGTGATAACACAAACTACATCATTGATATTGCTGTGCCTGTGGATGGAGAAACAGAAGAACTCTAA
- the myoz1.S gene encoding myozenin 1 S homeolog: MPLAGTPAPNKRKKSTKVIMEINPSREGEVETSKLNLGKKISVPRDTMLEELSLLSNKGSKMFKLRQKRVEKFIYENNPDVFSDNSVDHFQKFIPTVGGHLGVGGQTGVGGGGYGLSHGSGQMLSSISGGQHGSGGQQPPVPPPKPGSKSAPGGQSGTGGSGGQDSGVVDGTEGKEGQSGQQDGGSTKQVTVFKTYLSPWDKAMGVDPKQPTNINVNLLEYDIKAELCKYKSFNRSAMPYGGYEKATKLMTFQMPEFDASPAEPEPVVVINQDVTNRPSFNKTPIGWLGSGDNTNYIIDIAVPVDGETEEL, encoded by the exons ATGCCACTGGCAGGAACCCCAGCTCCAAACAAGAGGAAAAAGTCAACTAAAGTCATCATGGAGATAAATC CATCAAGAGAAGGAGAGGTAGAAACCTCCAAACTCAATTTAGGGAAAAAGATCAGTGTTCCCAGAGATACCATGCTGGAGGAACTATCCTTGCTCAGTAACAAAGGATCGAAGATGTTTAAGCTTCGTCAAAAGAGGGTGGAAAAATTTATCTATGAAAACAATCCTGATGTATTTTCCGACAATTCCGTG GATCACTTCCAGAAATTTATACCAACTGTCGGTGGGCATTTAGGGGTTGGAGGACAGACAGGTGTTGGAGGAGGTGGCTATGGTTTATCACATGGCAGTGGTCAGATGTTGTCCAGTATTTCAGGGGGACAACATGGATCTGGGGGTCAGCAACCTCCTGTACCCCCACCAAAGCCTGGAAGTAAGAGTGCTCCTGGAGGCCAGTCTGGAACTGGTGGAAGTGGTGGACAAGATTCAGGGGTCGTTGATGGTACTGAAGGAAAAG AAGGCCAGTCAGGTCAGCAGGATGGAGGAAGCACAAAGCAGGTCACTGTCTTTAAGACATACCTCTCACCCTGGGACAAGGCTATGGGTGTTGACCCTAAGCAACCAACAAATATTAACGTCAATTTACTAGAGTATGACATAAAGGCAGAACTTTGCAAATATAAGTCATTTAACAG gagTGCTATGCCTTACGGTGGGTATGAGAAAGCAACCAAGCTTATGACTTTCCAGATGCCAGAATTTGATGCCTCACCTGCAGAACCTGAGCCTGTAGTTGTCATCAATCAAGATGTCACCAACAGACCTTCTTTCAACAAGACCCCGATTGGATGGCTAGGATCTGGTGATAACACAAACTACATCATTGATATTGCTGTGCCTGTGGATGGAGAAACAGAAGAACTCTAA